A single window of Nasonia vitripennis strain AsymCx chromosome 4, Nvit_psr_1.1, whole genome shotgun sequence DNA harbors:
- the LOC103316518 gene encoding protein PRRC2C-like isoform X1 — MNLAATLFCAVSTLLSVQAITVSVDRADVRPVSVQPSAEQQSLFVNGWRPLTTGYEGLGVNVSPAAPLHPVLGKLQEHLQKPQRQQQQQQQQRRKQAQQQLEYAPPSILGSLGLFAAPGSEPKSLSTEREYSFLVPPPRDSMRFELDAHKKASLRDGSSQFVPQAIKPDPRAPTYYIKPASYSTGLHPFGQQARPFGAAPGYEQQSQLLPHRQPAKQFEPLKPGKPEPQQQQQQQFDRYQQQQQQPANGHYYNQISHPAHYKQPSFEREPSFLVHESHDVSYVTPAGYKFRPATYHFDNPATQEAYPSSTVPPPRASQPLAPGKQFKPEPEKHANNDNNNNNNNNPGAYYIGDFQKTRLHAPDINEVLPRPSQPAKFSQPQQVSTTPAYAPEHGHKLVYVRPDLQQQYQSSIIPLNINQRPSELEYATPEEISLKHFNQQQFALQQQLIQQDRQRLREVEKRRQQELLRQQQEELHKRQQEIKLLEQKQREKQRLEQRLEQQQQQQQHQQHQQQQQQHHFEQPLDIVKELAHSSRPLHHFGQQYSPAPQEQPKKQQQQQQQQQQQREQYKVVHYQQQPSSPEPPSSEPAKQLAVQKFEEVVTPAVEQHTTQEEFQPVIRPYRPHHQKPSFREPPKRRKPTTQAYETAPTEAPTPAPETYPYEELLTDAPIQATPAQETTTAPPATERPTLRTRRPGAPLRRRRPSTTTTPEPSLSPAQEYDQEVAKYHTPEIRDFEKKKRVRPVANSHPDGSAERRPLRKRPGQRAKYHSKEHSDFDSVPERTRTTEQPVREITENYPAPFLKELYSSEKLVTGPQEPTTESIPLEFYSAETTVPSNLEYYEPTHDDRQEQYAQTAEEVVSPEYVFTRTEVNYLETTTAPPTTTTPSTTTPTTTEAIISSPKATHRMRPVRYGNATRPRFSIKDYRTRMEYKNRLAQSSSTEASTAVTAAAPKTRGYKNQQAPADPNFKEAPARYKYTSRSSYRTTSTTQPTQPEDATTDRSSSTSGRFTPKKRVNGSHYYRSRVTTAKPEQQEHSAAHSTARPENVFSSAIRKRPTLKSRLQQSKIAAAAAATEAPEMQSAAETGFFATTTLASSSEAVNEIEEAATPGPIVQDERPAPAAEPSADLSDVTMDESDDPAPDQEAVEVQNGERNEEATTAQSEANEEPTESENYPPSRRQQQPSPAESTTPFDLRHEEELFAKASQSVADLTSSASALYDKPGMFKAVSPAGENRVISAHLKIATDEPTLPIEAFFHEISKKN, encoded by the exons ATGAACTTGGCAGCGACGTTATTCT GTGCAGTGTCGACACTACTGTCGGTCCAGGCGATAACCGTATCGGTGGACCGGGCCGACGTCCGACCGGTCAGCGTC CAGCCCTCCGCTGAGCAGCAGTCGCTGTTCGTGAACGGCTGGCGCCCGCTGACCACCGGCTACGAGGGCCTTGGCGTGAACGTCTCGCCGGCGGCGCCGCTGCACCCGGTCCTCGGCAAGCTGCAGGAGCACCTGCAGAAGCcccagcggcagcagcaacagcagcagcagcagcggcgcaagcaggcccagcagcagctcgagtACGCGCCGCCCAGCATCCTCGGCAGCCTCGGCCTCTTCGCGGCCCCGGGCAGCGAGCCCAAGAGCCTGTCCACCGAGCGCGAGTACTCGTTCCTGGTGCCGCCGCCGAGGGACAGTATGCGCTTCGAGCTCGACGCCCACAAGAAAGCCTCGCTGCGCGACGGCTCCTCGCAGTTCGTGCCCCAGGCCATCAAGCCCGACCCCCGCGCGCCCACCTACTACATCAAGCCGGCGAGCTACTCCACCGGGCTGCACCCCTTCGGCCAGCAGGCCCGGCCCTTCGGCGCCGCCCCCGGCTACGAGCAGCAGTCCCAGCTGCTGCCCCACCGGCAGCCGGCCAAGCAGTTCGAGCCGCTCAAGCCCGGCAAGCCCGagccccagcagcagcagcagcagcagttcgaccgctaccagcagcagcagcagcagccggcgaACGGGCACTACTACAACCAGATCAGCCACCCGGCGCACTACAAGCAGCCGAGCTTCGAGCGCGAGCCGAGCTTCCTGGTGCACGAGAGCCACGACGTCAGCTACGTCACGCCCGCGGGCTACAAGTTCCGCCCGGCCACCTACCACTTCGACAACCCCGCGACCCAGGAGGCCTACCCCTCGTCGACGGTCCCGCCGCCGCGCGCCTCCCAGCCGTTGGCCCCGGGCAAGCAGTTCAAGCCGGAGCCGGAGAAGCACGCCAacaacgacaacaacaacaacaacaacaacaacccCGGCGCCTACTACATCGGCGACTTCCAGAAGACGAGGCTGCACGCGCCCGACATCAACGAGGTGCTGCCCAGGCCCAGCCAGCCGGCCAAGTTCAGCCAGCCGCAGCAGGTGAGCACGACGCCGGCCTACGCGCCCGAGCACGGCCACAAGCTCGTCTACGTCCGGCCggacctgcagcagcagtaccaGAGCTCCATCATCCCGCTGAACATCAACCAGCGGCCGAGCGAGCTCGAGTACGCCACCCCCGAGGAGATCTCGTTGAAGCACTTCAACCAGCAGCAGTTCGCgctccagcagcagctcaTCCAGCAGGACCGGCAGCGACTGCGCGAGGTCGAGAAGCGCCGCCAGCAGGAGCTCCTGCGCCAGCAGCAGGAGGAGCTGCACAAGCGCCAGCAGGAGATCAAGCTGCTCGAGCAGAAGCAGCGCGAGAAGCAGCGGCTGGAGCAGCGGctggagcagcagcagcagcagcagcagcatcaacagcaccagcagcaacagcaacagcaccACTTCGAGCAGCCCCTGGACATCGTCAAGGAGCTGGCGCACAGCAGCAGGCCCCTGCACCACTTTGGCCAGCAGTACAGCCCCGCGCCGCAGGAGCAGccgaagaagcagcagcagcagcagcagcagcagcagcagcagcgggagcAGTACAAGGTCGTGCACTACCAGCAACAGCCCTCCTCGCCGGAGCCGCCCTCCTCGGAGCCGGCCAAGCAGCTCGCCGTGCAAAAGTTCGAGGAGGTCGTGACCCCGGCGGTCGAGCAGCACACCACCCAGGAGGAATTCCAGCCGGTGATCCGGCCCTACCGCCCCCACCATCAGAAGCCCTCGTTCCGCGAGCCGCCCAAGAGACGCAAGCCCACCACCCAGGCCTACGAGACCGCGCCCACCGAGGCCCCCACCCCGGCCCCGGAGACCTACCCCTACGAGGAACTGCTGACCGACGCGCCGATCCAGGCGACCCCCGCCCAGGAGACCACGACCGCGCCGCCCGCCACCGAGAGGCCCACCCTGCGCACCCGGCGACCTGGAGCCCCGCTTAGGAGGCGACGACCCTCCACCACCACCACGCCCGAGCCCAGCCTCTCGCCCGCCCAGGAGTACGACCAAGAGGTCGCCAAGTACCACACCCCCGAGATCCGCGACttcgagaagaagaagcgcgtCAGGCCCGTGGCCAACAGCCACCCGGACGGTAGCGCCGAGAGAAGGCCGCTCAG GAAACGACCCGGCCAGCGAGCGAAGTACCACAGCAAAGAGCACTCGGACTTCGACTCGGTACCCGAGCGCACGAGGACGACCGAGCAGCCCGTCAGGGAGATCACTGAGAACTACCCGGCGCCGTTCCTCAAGGAGCTCTACTCCTCCGAGAAGCTTGTGACCGGGCCCCAGGAGCCGACCACCGAGAGCATACCCCTCGAGTTCTACTCCGCCGAGACGACCGTGCCGTCCAACCTGGAGTACTACGAGCCGACGCACGACGACCGGCAGGAGCAGTACGCGCAGACTGCCGAGGAGGTCGTGTCCCCGGAGTACGTGTTCACCAGAACCGAG GTGAACTACCTCGAGACGACGACCGCCCCGCCGACGACCACGACCCCGAGCACGACGACCCCGACGACCACCGAGGCGATCATCTCCTCGCCCAAGGCCACGCACCGGATGCGGCCCGTGCGCTACGGTAACGCGACGCGGCCCCGCTTCAGCATCAAGGATTATAGGACACGCATGGAGTACAAGAACCGACTGGCCCAGTCCTCCTCTACTGAGGCCTCCACGGCCGTGACGGCCGCCGCCCCCAAGACGCGCGGCTACAAGAACCAGCAGGCCCCGGCCGACCCGAACTTCAAGGAGGCCCCCGCCAGGTACAAGTACACCTCCCGCTCTTCGTACCGCACGACCTCGACGACGCAGCCCACGCAACCCGAGGACGCGACGACcgaccgcagcagcagcaccagcggCAGATTCACCCCGAAGAAGCGCGTCAACGGCAGCCACTACTACCGCAGCCGCGTCACCACCGCCAAGCCAGAGCAGCAGGAGCACTCGGCGGCCCACAGCACGGCGCGGCCGGAGAACGTCTTCTCCTCGGCCATCCGCAAGCGGCCGACCCTCAAGAGCCGCCTGCAGCAGAGCAAGATCGCCGCTGCAGCCGCTGCCACCGAGGCGCCCGAGATGCAGTCCGCCGCGGAGACGGGCTTCTTCGCCACGACGACCCTCGCCTCGTCCTCCGAGGCCGTGAACGAGATCGAGGAGGCCGCGACCCCCGGGCCGATCGTCCAGGACGAGAGACCCGCGCCCGCGGCCGAGCCCAGCGCTGACCTCAGCGACGTCACCATGGACGAGAGCGACGACCCGGCACCCGACCAGGAGGCCGTCGAGGTCCAGAACGGCGAGAGGAACGAGGAGGCGACAACGGCGCAGTCGGAGGCCAACGAGGAGCCGACCGAGAGCGAGAACTACCCGCCCAGCCGTCGTCAGCAACAACCGAGCCCGGCCGAGTCGACGACGCCGTTCGACCTGCGACACGAGGAGGAGCTCTTCGCCAAGGCCTCGCAGAGCGTCGCCGACCTGACGAGCTCGGCCTCGGCGCTCTACGACAAGCCCGGCATGTTCAAGGCCGTGTCGCCGGCCGGCGAGAACCGCGTCATATCCGCGCACCTCAAGATCGCTACCGACGAGCCCACCCTTCCCATCGAGGCCTTCTTCCACGAGATCTCCAAGAAGAACTGA
- the LOC103316518 gene encoding protein PRRC2C-like isoform X2 produces MNLAATLFCAVSTLLSVQAITVSVDRADVRPVSVPSAEQQSLFVNGWRPLTTGYEGLGVNVSPAAPLHPVLGKLQEHLQKPQRQQQQQQQQRRKQAQQQLEYAPPSILGSLGLFAAPGSEPKSLSTEREYSFLVPPPRDSMRFELDAHKKASLRDGSSQFVPQAIKPDPRAPTYYIKPASYSTGLHPFGQQARPFGAAPGYEQQSQLLPHRQPAKQFEPLKPGKPEPQQQQQQQFDRYQQQQQQPANGHYYNQISHPAHYKQPSFEREPSFLVHESHDVSYVTPAGYKFRPATYHFDNPATQEAYPSSTVPPPRASQPLAPGKQFKPEPEKHANNDNNNNNNNNPGAYYIGDFQKTRLHAPDINEVLPRPSQPAKFSQPQQVSTTPAYAPEHGHKLVYVRPDLQQQYQSSIIPLNINQRPSELEYATPEEISLKHFNQQQFALQQQLIQQDRQRLREVEKRRQQELLRQQQEELHKRQQEIKLLEQKQREKQRLEQRLEQQQQQQQHQQHQQQQQQHHFEQPLDIVKELAHSSRPLHHFGQQYSPAPQEQPKKQQQQQQQQQQQREQYKVVHYQQQPSSPEPPSSEPAKQLAVQKFEEVVTPAVEQHTTQEEFQPVIRPYRPHHQKPSFREPPKRRKPTTQAYETAPTEAPTPAPETYPYEELLTDAPIQATPAQETTTAPPATERPTLRTRRPGAPLRRRRPSTTTTPEPSLSPAQEYDQEVAKYHTPEIRDFEKKKRVRPVANSHPDGSAERRPLRKRPGQRAKYHSKEHSDFDSVPERTRTTEQPVREITENYPAPFLKELYSSEKLVTGPQEPTTESIPLEFYSAETTVPSNLEYYEPTHDDRQEQYAQTAEEVVSPEYVFTRTEVNYLETTTAPPTTTTPSTTTPTTTEAIISSPKATHRMRPVRYGNATRPRFSIKDYRTRMEYKNRLAQSSSTEASTAVTAAAPKTRGYKNQQAPADPNFKEAPARYKYTSRSSYRTTSTTQPTQPEDATTDRSSSTSGRFTPKKRVNGSHYYRSRVTTAKPEQQEHSAAHSTARPENVFSSAIRKRPTLKSRLQQSKIAAAAAATEAPEMQSAAETGFFATTTLASSSEAVNEIEEAATPGPIVQDERPAPAAEPSADLSDVTMDESDDPAPDQEAVEVQNGERNEEATTAQSEANEEPTESENYPPSRRQQQPSPAESTTPFDLRHEEELFAKASQSVADLTSSASALYDKPGMFKAVSPAGENRVISAHLKIATDEPTLPIEAFFHEISKKN; encoded by the exons ATGAACTTGGCAGCGACGTTATTCT GTGCAGTGTCGACACTACTGTCGGTCCAGGCGATAACCGTATCGGTGGACCGGGCCGACGTCCGACCGGTCAGCGTC CCCTCCGCTGAGCAGCAGTCGCTGTTCGTGAACGGCTGGCGCCCGCTGACCACCGGCTACGAGGGCCTTGGCGTGAACGTCTCGCCGGCGGCGCCGCTGCACCCGGTCCTCGGCAAGCTGCAGGAGCACCTGCAGAAGCcccagcggcagcagcaacagcagcagcagcagcggcgcaagcaggcccagcagcagctcgagtACGCGCCGCCCAGCATCCTCGGCAGCCTCGGCCTCTTCGCGGCCCCGGGCAGCGAGCCCAAGAGCCTGTCCACCGAGCGCGAGTACTCGTTCCTGGTGCCGCCGCCGAGGGACAGTATGCGCTTCGAGCTCGACGCCCACAAGAAAGCCTCGCTGCGCGACGGCTCCTCGCAGTTCGTGCCCCAGGCCATCAAGCCCGACCCCCGCGCGCCCACCTACTACATCAAGCCGGCGAGCTACTCCACCGGGCTGCACCCCTTCGGCCAGCAGGCCCGGCCCTTCGGCGCCGCCCCCGGCTACGAGCAGCAGTCCCAGCTGCTGCCCCACCGGCAGCCGGCCAAGCAGTTCGAGCCGCTCAAGCCCGGCAAGCCCGagccccagcagcagcagcagcagcagttcgaccgctaccagcagcagcagcagcagccggcgaACGGGCACTACTACAACCAGATCAGCCACCCGGCGCACTACAAGCAGCCGAGCTTCGAGCGCGAGCCGAGCTTCCTGGTGCACGAGAGCCACGACGTCAGCTACGTCACGCCCGCGGGCTACAAGTTCCGCCCGGCCACCTACCACTTCGACAACCCCGCGACCCAGGAGGCCTACCCCTCGTCGACGGTCCCGCCGCCGCGCGCCTCCCAGCCGTTGGCCCCGGGCAAGCAGTTCAAGCCGGAGCCGGAGAAGCACGCCAacaacgacaacaacaacaacaacaacaacaacccCGGCGCCTACTACATCGGCGACTTCCAGAAGACGAGGCTGCACGCGCCCGACATCAACGAGGTGCTGCCCAGGCCCAGCCAGCCGGCCAAGTTCAGCCAGCCGCAGCAGGTGAGCACGACGCCGGCCTACGCGCCCGAGCACGGCCACAAGCTCGTCTACGTCCGGCCggacctgcagcagcagtaccaGAGCTCCATCATCCCGCTGAACATCAACCAGCGGCCGAGCGAGCTCGAGTACGCCACCCCCGAGGAGATCTCGTTGAAGCACTTCAACCAGCAGCAGTTCGCgctccagcagcagctcaTCCAGCAGGACCGGCAGCGACTGCGCGAGGTCGAGAAGCGCCGCCAGCAGGAGCTCCTGCGCCAGCAGCAGGAGGAGCTGCACAAGCGCCAGCAGGAGATCAAGCTGCTCGAGCAGAAGCAGCGCGAGAAGCAGCGGCTGGAGCAGCGGctggagcagcagcagcagcagcagcagcatcaacagcaccagcagcaacagcaacagcaccACTTCGAGCAGCCCCTGGACATCGTCAAGGAGCTGGCGCACAGCAGCAGGCCCCTGCACCACTTTGGCCAGCAGTACAGCCCCGCGCCGCAGGAGCAGccgaagaagcagcagcagcagcagcagcagcagcagcagcagcgggagcAGTACAAGGTCGTGCACTACCAGCAACAGCCCTCCTCGCCGGAGCCGCCCTCCTCGGAGCCGGCCAAGCAGCTCGCCGTGCAAAAGTTCGAGGAGGTCGTGACCCCGGCGGTCGAGCAGCACACCACCCAGGAGGAATTCCAGCCGGTGATCCGGCCCTACCGCCCCCACCATCAGAAGCCCTCGTTCCGCGAGCCGCCCAAGAGACGCAAGCCCACCACCCAGGCCTACGAGACCGCGCCCACCGAGGCCCCCACCCCGGCCCCGGAGACCTACCCCTACGAGGAACTGCTGACCGACGCGCCGATCCAGGCGACCCCCGCCCAGGAGACCACGACCGCGCCGCCCGCCACCGAGAGGCCCACCCTGCGCACCCGGCGACCTGGAGCCCCGCTTAGGAGGCGACGACCCTCCACCACCACCACGCCCGAGCCCAGCCTCTCGCCCGCCCAGGAGTACGACCAAGAGGTCGCCAAGTACCACACCCCCGAGATCCGCGACttcgagaagaagaagcgcgtCAGGCCCGTGGCCAACAGCCACCCGGACGGTAGCGCCGAGAGAAGGCCGCTCAG GAAACGACCCGGCCAGCGAGCGAAGTACCACAGCAAAGAGCACTCGGACTTCGACTCGGTACCCGAGCGCACGAGGACGACCGAGCAGCCCGTCAGGGAGATCACTGAGAACTACCCGGCGCCGTTCCTCAAGGAGCTCTACTCCTCCGAGAAGCTTGTGACCGGGCCCCAGGAGCCGACCACCGAGAGCATACCCCTCGAGTTCTACTCCGCCGAGACGACCGTGCCGTCCAACCTGGAGTACTACGAGCCGACGCACGACGACCGGCAGGAGCAGTACGCGCAGACTGCCGAGGAGGTCGTGTCCCCGGAGTACGTGTTCACCAGAACCGAG GTGAACTACCTCGAGACGACGACCGCCCCGCCGACGACCACGACCCCGAGCACGACGACCCCGACGACCACCGAGGCGATCATCTCCTCGCCCAAGGCCACGCACCGGATGCGGCCCGTGCGCTACGGTAACGCGACGCGGCCCCGCTTCAGCATCAAGGATTATAGGACACGCATGGAGTACAAGAACCGACTGGCCCAGTCCTCCTCTACTGAGGCCTCCACGGCCGTGACGGCCGCCGCCCCCAAGACGCGCGGCTACAAGAACCAGCAGGCCCCGGCCGACCCGAACTTCAAGGAGGCCCCCGCCAGGTACAAGTACACCTCCCGCTCTTCGTACCGCACGACCTCGACGACGCAGCCCACGCAACCCGAGGACGCGACGACcgaccgcagcagcagcaccagcggCAGATTCACCCCGAAGAAGCGCGTCAACGGCAGCCACTACTACCGCAGCCGCGTCACCACCGCCAAGCCAGAGCAGCAGGAGCACTCGGCGGCCCACAGCACGGCGCGGCCGGAGAACGTCTTCTCCTCGGCCATCCGCAAGCGGCCGACCCTCAAGAGCCGCCTGCAGCAGAGCAAGATCGCCGCTGCAGCCGCTGCCACCGAGGCGCCCGAGATGCAGTCCGCCGCGGAGACGGGCTTCTTCGCCACGACGACCCTCGCCTCGTCCTCCGAGGCCGTGAACGAGATCGAGGAGGCCGCGACCCCCGGGCCGATCGTCCAGGACGAGAGACCCGCGCCCGCGGCCGAGCCCAGCGCTGACCTCAGCGACGTCACCATGGACGAGAGCGACGACCCGGCACCCGACCAGGAGGCCGTCGAGGTCCAGAACGGCGAGAGGAACGAGGAGGCGACAACGGCGCAGTCGGAGGCCAACGAGGAGCCGACCGAGAGCGAGAACTACCCGCCCAGCCGTCGTCAGCAACAACCGAGCCCGGCCGAGTCGACGACGCCGTTCGACCTGCGACACGAGGAGGAGCTCTTCGCCAAGGCCTCGCAGAGCGTCGCCGACCTGACGAGCTCGGCCTCGGCGCTCTACGACAAGCCCGGCATGTTCAAGGCCGTGTCGCCGGCCGGCGAGAACCGCGTCATATCCGCGCACCTCAAGATCGCTACCGACGAGCCCACCCTTCCCATCGAGGCCTTCTTCCACGAGATCTCCAAGAAGAACTGA